The region GTTAGAATTGAATTCGTTGGCAAGATACAATTTTACAAGTGAACCCTAAAATCCAAATTGTTAACTTCTATAACTCAACTGTGAGGTTGGTTTATCAGTATTTTGTGTTATGTGATTGTATATTGGTAGGCAAGTGATCGGTAGGTGGTTGGCTTTATTATAGTATTTTTCAGCCGAGCATATGCCTATCACCTAATGCCCCCTATTTCAGGACAAAAAACACCACTTATAACGAAGTGTTCGTTGAGATAACTATTTGGTAGTGGTTTATCATTAGGTAATTAATGATAGAGGTGCTTTAGGTCGCCTATTAAAAAGGATTATACAGAATAGGGAATGGAAAAATTAGCTTAATGATGCTTAATACATAAATGATTTTGTACATTGTGGATTGATAACTATAAAGATAGATTAGATGAATACCTATATATTAAGTAATGGTGTGAAGATACCTCAGTTGGGATTTGGGACGTGGAAGGCGGCAGAGGGAGAGCAAGCTGAGAATGCAGTACTATGTGCTATATCAGAAGGCTATAGACATATAGATACAGCTTCGTTTTATAAGAATGAGGTTAGTATCGGTAGGGCTATCGCTAAGTCAGGTGTGCCTAGAGAAGAGTTATTTATAACGACTAAGCTGTGGAATGCGGATAGGGGATATGAGCAGACGCTAAAGGCATTTGATCTATCGTTAGCTAATCTGGGAGTAGCGTATTTAGATTTATATCTGATACACTGGCCTGCTAGTGCTCATCAGTTTGCTAATTGGAAGGAGATAAATGCAGATACTTGGCGTGCATTAGAGCATTTATATAAGGAGGGAAAGGTGAAGGCTATCGGTGTGAGTAACTTCTATGTACATCACTTAGAGGCGCTTTTTGAAACTGCAGTGATTAAGCCGATGGTTAATCAGATTGAGTTTCACCCTGGGTTTATGCAGGAGCAAGTAGTAAGGTTCTGTCAGGAGCGATCTATACTGATAGAAGCGTGGAGCCCTATCGGTAGAGGGAATATTCTAGATAATGCTATTTTGCTCGCTATGGCATTAAAATACGGTGTGACTGTACCCCAACTTGTCCTTCAGTGGATAATCCAAAAAGGGCATCTTCCAATGCCAAAATCAGTGACTCCACAACGCATAAAGGAGAATATTCAGATTAATAAAATCATAATAAGTGAAGAAGATGTTGTGGTAGTGGATAATTTGCCTTATATTGGTGGTTCAGGATTAAATCCTGATCAAGTTGACTTTTAAACCAAAAGTTCACGATAAGTACGATTATTAATTCATATAAAAAAGGTAAGTAAACACCACGTTTACTTACCTTTTTACTTTTATTGAATATGTTTTATAATTTTGTCAGTAGCATTTTTGTTTTTGAGTATAAAATGGTTACTCGTTTCTCCTAGTTTGACTCTTTTTGCCTCATCTTGTAGTAAATCATTGAAGATGTGGTCTAGGTCGGACTGAGAATTCACTACGATACAACTACCTAAAGTTATCATATCCTTAGCTTCTTGGAACTTTTTATAATTTGGACCTATGATTACTGGTACTCCATAAGTAGCCGCTTCAAGGATATTGTGAATACCAGCACCAAAACCTCCACCTATATAGG is a window of Myroides oncorhynchi DNA encoding:
- a CDS encoding aldo/keto reductase translates to MNTYILSNGVKIPQLGFGTWKAAEGEQAENAVLCAISEGYRHIDTASFYKNEVSIGRAIAKSGVPREELFITTKLWNADRGYEQTLKAFDLSLANLGVAYLDLYLIHWPASAHQFANWKEINADTWRALEHLYKEGKVKAIGVSNFYVHHLEALFETAVIKPMVNQIEFHPGFMQEQVVRFCQERSILIEAWSPIGRGNILDNAILLAMALKYGVTVPQLVLQWIIQKGHLPMPKSVTPQRIKENIQINKIIISEEDVVVVDNLPYIGGSGLNPDQVDF